Below is a genomic region from Haliotis asinina isolate JCU_RB_2024 chromosome 14, JCU_Hal_asi_v2, whole genome shotgun sequence.
TGTAAATTTAGAGTCATCTAGCATCTCATGCTACTGCAAGGCTAATACACATTTCATAACTGCATATGTCACTTTGAAAAAAGGTATAACGGTTCAAGCAAAACAAGCCCACTTAAAAAATAGTAAATAGTCATTATTATTCTGCTCTGGTGACCACGaataatgaattgaattcatgaGTGAATGGCTTTACTTTTATGTGGcacttagcaatagtccagctgtatgacagtggtctgtaaataatcaagtctggaccagacaatcctgtgattaacagcaagagcatcgctgaccacccgatcctgttagtcacctcttacgacaagcagaggcGCTTTATATGAAAGTGAGTTCATGAACATGATGAAGGGCTTCGGTTCGATTCAcggagtatgtgagtgagtcgCAACAGCCTGAATCTTTAGCAAGTACAAGGGATTCAACATGCTACCGACAACGTTGATGCTGAACAGTGGACTGACACTAAAAATCAAGGTTCGGGTCCAGAATGATCCAGTTTCAGAATTTGTCCAGGCACAGTGTACTCCTTATCTACTACGTCTACAAACAAGCGACCGaggaataaatgtgaaaaagacaTATCGTTACTTTTGTATGACCATTGACAGGTATACCACTTACCATTGTTGACAACGTGTAGTCTTTACgttagagagagagaaatgCGGTTGATTGGTTTATGTTCATTCTTGCAACCAATGGAATCTAACGTTTTATCTGGTGGTATCTCAATCAGATTGATATGGCGGTTGTCTGTTTACTCGGGAAGAGTTACCTAAGCTCCAAACAGCGGTATTTATCCCCCTTGATTCCATTGGGAAAATACCGTGTAAGGTACATGCACTGTCATGGAGCTACAATGAACCGAAAATAACCGTTATTCGCCGAACATAACCGATATGTGCTGACTGAAACCGGGATGTAGTTAAAATATAGACTATCAGACGAAAataaagatatatatttgcGTTAGGCTGAATGAGTGttacttcaaaaatgcattttaaggCAAAATACAATGAATTAAACCAAGATTTATTTCTCCAAAATATTTTGATGTGCTATGACAAGCGTAAAGATGAAAGGAACCATAAGATCTAATTCGTAGCCCTGGCCCCATGTAGGTTTTTACCCATACCTATGCTGAAATACTTCCTACTTCCAAAGATAAGGTATTCCATGTTattttacgtatgatatttcaCGACAAATAAGTGTTATATTGTGTGCGTGCTCGTAGAGACGAGTGTCCCTGTAAATCTAAATTGTCCCACGTAGTTGATTAATGGTTGCCAATCGGATTTATATATCGCCGGTAGATTGTCCTATTTTCGACCATTAACCAATCAAAACTCCAaaattgttcaatattttttttatcgaACTAGGTGTACACAGAGATAGTCTAGCGATGAACTGATGCCTTTTGTATAAGtgtgtttaaaaaaatggaGATGACAAGTGACCGAAACTGAGTATAAATTGTTTCACAGATAAAGgttgtgaaatgttttacaaaccacagtactggctagcgaccagttatcgacATTTTTAAGCGGTTTTTAACGATTTTGCTCCATTTTTTCCTTACAGAATGATATAAAAATTGTCTCGATGATAGATCAGCTATTCACcgatgttttctgcttgtttacTGTTGTCGATCATGTTTCTCCAAAACACGGTCGACAGGAAACACGGTAGTGTAGATTGTGCTTTCCCTGCAACTAACAAGGCCAATTATCGCCATTTCTGAAGTTTTTATGTTATTCACCTAATTTGTCATAAACTTGGTACtaaaactattgtgtttcaaaccttgacatgttgaagaaatttcatacttggaatttgttttaaaaaaagaagtttaaaagaacaaaactcgcTTTCAATTTGTGAATGTTGATGGATACTGATAGAAGCTGATGGGAATATGGAGATGCCACCACGGGGTTGAAGTTACCAAACTTGACATTTTAAGTACTTGTTTGCAGTTttggcaatgtttgttttctcgggGGAAAACGTGaagataaaggtgaaaattTACTGTTATAATTTGTCAGTATCGTCTGCATGGTATCTGTCGAGTCCTTAAAACGGAGATAGAAATTCGGGTCAATTCaaagttaaaggggcactgatgcggagcaatttccgtggactggtgtaaacttttgttattgtttttctcccgtgagtacccggatgatatcccagaattcgtgactggttcgagacctctgctgcgcagtccgtaagcgcaattgatagtttaattatagacagatcaactgaggtgaagtcattttacttcattacaaatgtattatgaaaacaaatgaaacactttgaaggttaatcatctgccagtggtagaaatggtaaaaaaactattaggacggaaaaataacgaagccaatgtacgtctctatattatgtctcataaccctagttagtttattgtcatacttgtatgattctgaaaattaataaaagaacacacgatctgcttatactcacagtaaatttctaacataacagcaacatttatacattgtatagaatgccagtgtggatcctatttgacacacatacgcgatctagtgtgttttttctgtcatgcagattctgctgaatgctacaacaaataaattaaaacaaaatgcaaaaaaatgaatgtaaaacagactagcaacgatgtcaggctactaccttgttcaggaatgtatccatcaatatccacgtagaggaaattccattcatctgcagctggtaaataatcctgctctgtgtcgcatgtcttacaactgtctcatttgcgaaaaagtaacacatcgtttcacgtctttcgttggtgaaaaccagataaacctctcattggtctcccaagatagcacacctggcaactaatcgtatgatgtccactattctaagtaatttagttaaccaataatgagcaatcaatcaatcaacgcaagggtggttaattctttgaagggaggatgttgtttttgcacttacactttacgacagggtgtagtcatctacacacactgccttttgacaaatccgctagaagataaaagtaattaatcaatcagtgagttatcggttaatcctttgatcgatgtttgtttttctaactcagctgataaaccctcttgcatcacttacatgcacatattacataacatacaatacatttgccattacagaccttaatttataatgttgagtatttactccagacaggagaaatgccaaatgggaacctttgttgagtaaccaaagtggtgttactactaattatacctgttataaattcattaattgaccatccagagaatgatgacaaataacacgtgtaggtttacaccatcaaacgcgagttacagcaaggaagatgtaatctctgtgtcgcatgcagcctgaaaacacttatgagccgaaactgttttgaggataccaaggGAATTTAGGAatttacataaggaatacagacaggcatttgctgtgtacttgggtaaataggtgaaataagggttttttacgtaagaaaattttcagatttctctaccaaaggcaaagtcatcggtttttgtttacgaattcaaataaatcaactgtgtgtttttattatcataaataataaaccattgtagctaccatagctaccaaaatgtacgtatgatatttgctatcacagctgaaccaacactcaaaactacctaaatataaagctttgcaatcttccgtactgacacaaatggctacgtgcctgtagacatcatattttcatgtaacatgatgaaatatcgaggttaaaacactgaaataggatcaaattggatcagtaactataccacccaagcatccgaaaagaactaaactgctgggatatttggttacgatcagacaaggaataccatgggtatttttaaacaaatggcatatgatgggcatccggcctcccgactgtttaggtgaagaaattctgctaatatggacaggagcccagttcctttgtccgtcacggtcgaaggagcgggcgctgaccaattcgcggtttggtttcgtaattagaccgttggcgagaaacattattcgctccgcatcagtgcccctttaagtgatTGATTGTTGGCATTATGGGTATGTTCAGACACattaaaatctgcactttttgTGGACTGAATTGTCAAGTCAGAGATTATAGATTCACAACACAGCcaggatgattttcattcaattctcaatatttatgaaatttcatgtcaacacactaatgGTCATGTGACAGCCCCCGATGTGTGTGGGTCTCATCTTCCgagggattcatatttgtaacatctgcaacgtaaaatactcaAAGTAATTTTAACTCTTGTAACCTATCATTTTTTGGATGTGTCAATATGTAAAATACTACGGAAGTACAAGTAAAGCTGTCTGCGCAAGCGCTACAGCCAGGCGTTCGCGATTATTGGTACGcagcgataactggtcgctagccagtagaCATTTGCAAGAGAGCGATAAATGGTGGTCATTGAGACATTTCATCATACATGTCGGCATTGATCATTGCTCTCAATGAACAGTCTTTGAACTGTGTGTTTcatactcagttatttacagcccgccatCTTATCTGTAACACAACACTCAATATTATTCCAGTTACATAACAGGAGTCTCCATATAttagtctgaaccaaacaatccagtgattgacttcACAAGCATCTGTCTATCCTTAAAACAATGAAATGCATCAATCAAATCCCAtggtctgaccacccaatctgcTTAGTCACCACTTTCAAACATAATGGGTTTCAGCTAGAAGAACAATTCAGTCCTTTGTCATGTTGATCATTACAGTGCTATTAAACAGTACAATGTCATAAATAGTATcgcctgtgaagatctggtctGTAGCAACCAATGCTGGTCATATGAGGCAACCAACATCCATGGGTGGTCAGACCCGCTGACATGTCTTCATATCCCTGCTGCGAAGatgatactcatgttgttgatcactatattgtctggtccaaactcgattattcaaAGACAGccatcatatagttggaatattgcagaacgCAGTGTTGAACTCAGTATCATGTAATGGTAATGCTTCAGACAATGTCGCAGACAACATTTGTAAAGCTGGACACTGCGACCAGGAAGGACTGTTTCCTGcagacaacactgaaagatgGAGGGAAGGAAGGGTTCCAGCTGATGGTCACTGATGGGGAGAACATCTGGAGTGGAGACTGTATGTAAACCAGAACACACACTTGTTGCTATACTGACGACACTTAGTGTCTGAATACAATGGAAgttgtcaaaaccagcatctgtccaatctggcaagttgtcagcaCCGGTACAAAATCTCAGTCCCCTCTGTGGCTAGTACAATCAGGCACATAGTCTAAACCcaattattttttcagttaCAATGAGTGCCAGGTTAGACAGCTTGTCCAGATTGTAAGGAAGTCTGGAAAGACAAAGATTGTCCATTACCATAGGCACTAGTCGGCATATTTATGGGTTACATTTTCGTCAAACTGTTTTTCAGTGTAAGAAAAGAACGTTGTTTTGCTTCACGTGAACAAACAACTGTCAGTAAAGACATCAAATTTGCAATTTAACATCACTAGACAAGATTACTTACCTATTCAGTTCTAATTTGTTTGTCCTAGGCATTGTCCTGTATGCAGGGATTAAGATTACCATgggtatttgtttcatatacagAGCCAGAAATAGCAATCAGCTGTGCACACCACCCTCAAAAACGTACCAGTGATTTagttgaaacatttgaaattgtAAGAGGAGATGAAATCTGTTAAAATAGTCTTGTGGTCTGAGTTGCAACAATTTAGGCAGCTAAGTCAACATTACAAAGCGTTGTTCTCATAGCAAACTGATTGTGTGAACTGTTATTTTAGTCCATAATCCGAAATTAGAAAGCAAGTTTTAATGATAAATTAGGAAAAATTTTGCTGGGACTCAGAGAGTAGTCAGGCTTATAGAGAAAACCACATTGCAGAGAGCCcggatttgacagattccactctaagtttgatagtaacaaataatccAATTTTAAGTGAGTAAGTTTTCGGTAtcacaccactttcagcaatattcctgatatGTCACAAGTGTTTACTTTGATGTTGTTGTGGCGACAGTGACGGAGGACAACATCGACAGCCTGAGCACCAAGGCGAAGATGGACTACAACACATATGTCTCTCAGACAGCTAAGGCATTTACACAACAAAACCTGGGTGGGATGCAGTTTGAGTTTCAGATGAAAACAAGGGGAGATGACTCTGTCGACTTTATTTGGAAGAAGCATGTTCCAGCTGATGAAATCAAGGTAGGGATAAAAACAGAATCTGCAGTCAGGAGATGTTGCAACAAAAAGATAAATTATTCAGACTGAataggacctgtgaaggtctggggtagaataggccttcagcaacccatgcttgccataaaaggcgactatgcttgttgtaagaggtgactagtgggatctcttagcgctacgatagtcgtaagtgtcatgcattaacattaacttaagacaatgttagtgctaagagagcttttgAAATCCAGGCCCATGTTTCTAACAGTGTGCTCTATCttttctgtaaaaactgttatCCTAACAACTTATTTTGGTCTGCTATACAAGGAAACAGTTGTTTACTGGATTACGTTAAACATTTTATGTAGTTGGATGAAAAACTTATAGACCTGTTAAATTTAACAAGTGTATAAGAATGGAAACTTAATGACATCTAATAAATGGATGCTCTGTTGCAGTTCCAGCTCGGCAGCGTCACCCTGTACATGAAGGACGATCCAGCTCGGTGTATCCGTCAGATTTTCCAACAGAACATCACTGCCACCTCAAGTCTACAGGAACGCATCCGCTCTCTAGACACAGACAATGCACGTCTATCTCAGGAGAGAGCTATGGCCCTCAAGGTATATTTAACACATCTAATTCAACCTTTCCAAAGGTCTCTACACAAAagacctggtttgattccccacatggatacaatatgtatatacaatatatatatacaatgtagTGTTCCCTACTggggtattgctggaatattgctaaaagtgggtgactttagttttacgctgcactcagcaaatattccacctatatggcagccTACCACCTTTGAGCATCTAGACATTAGCAACCAGTTCTCTATGTtgttcatttaaatgttttcattcctcgtttgttgtttaatgctgcactcaacaatattgcagctgtctgcaaataatcaagtcttgaccagacaatacagtgatcaagaacatgagcactgatctgcgcaattgggaaccgatgacgtgtcaagcaagtcagcgagcctgatccccAATCACATTAGTTTCCTCTTATTgacaccttttgtggcaagcatgggttgctgaagatcagttctactctggatcttcactggttgcCAAAGTAACACAAAACGAAGCTGAAAGCTCAGGGAAAAGAATACATTCAAGCATATTGTGATGTTACATCTTTGATGGTGATGCAGGTCATTGTTGTTGCTTCAGAGGCTGGACAAATGTATCACCGCAAAGGAGGAGGTAGAGAGAGACCTGTATGAAAAGGTGAGGTTTTTTATTAGGCAGGCTTGCTTGTGTGATTGATGAATGTGATTGTGTTCTAGTTGTGTTGATTGATGCTCTAGGTATCAGTCAGTGAGCTGTTTCACATAGCAGCATTAAACATTGAGCTTAGTAGTTATTCAGGCATGATGAGTCGAGTGATTACTGACTTCTGATGAGCTGAGTGATTATTTACTTCTGATGAGTTGAGTGATTACTGACTTCTGATGAGTTTGATGAGTTGAGTGATTACAGTGTTCTGATGAGTTGAGTGATTATTGAGTTATGATGAGTGATTACTGACTTCTGATGAGTTGAGTGATTGCTGACTTCTGATGAGTGATTACAGAGTTCTGATGAGTTGAGTGATTGCTGACTTCTGATGAGTGATTACTGACTTCTGATGAGATGAGTGATTGCTGACTTCTGATGAGTTGAGTGATTGCTGACTTCTGATGAGTGATTACTGACTTCTGATGAGATGAGTGATTACTGACTTCTGATGAGTTGAGTGATTACTGACTTCTGATGACTTGAGTGATTACTGACTTCTGATGAGTTGAGTGATTATTGAGTTATGATGGGTTATTGCTGACTTCTGATGAGTTGAGTGATTACTGACTTCTGATGAGTTGAGTGATTATTGAGTTATGATGGGTTATTGCTGACTTCTGATGATTTGAGTGATTACTGACTTATGATGAGTTGAGTGATTACTGACTTCTGATGAGTTGAGTGATTACTGACTTCTGATGAGTTGAGTTATTGCTGACTTCTGATGAGTGATTACAGAGTTCTGATGAGTTGAGAGATTATTGAGTTATGATGAGTGATTACTGACTTCTGATGAGTTGAGTGATTGCTGACTTCTGATGAGTTGAGTAATTACTGACTTCTGATGAGTTGAGTGATTACTGACTTCTGATGAGTGATTACAGAGTTCTGATGAGTTGAGAGATTATTGAGTTATGATGAGTGATTACTGACTTCTGATGAGTTGAGTGATTGCTGACTTCTGATGAGTTGAGTGATTGCTGACTTCTGATGAGTTGAGTGATTACTGACTTCTGATGAGTTGAGTGATTACTGACTTCTGATGAGTTGAGTGATTGCTGACTTCTGATGAGTTGAGTGATTGCTGACTTCTGATGAGTTGAGTGATTGCTGAGTTGAGTGATTGCTGACTTCTGATGAGTTGAGTGATTGCTGACTTCTGATGAGTTGAGTGATTATTGAGTTATGATGAGTGATTACTGACTTCTGATGAGTTGAGTGATTACTGACTTCTGAAGAGTtgatagtctgtcgtacagaccctgaagcaaatatatcccaAATAGCCCATGCAAGGCTagaaaatatgacaagtctgagaatgaagaaagtctcattacattgttattttttttcactatgaacttttttcagtaaaatatgttcatttcagagactagttgttagtctga
It encodes:
- the LOC137261241 gene encoding DNA repair protein XRCC4-like produces the protein MSQTTFVKLDTATRKDCFLQTTLKDGGKEGFQLMVTDGENIWSGDLTEDNIDSLSTKAKMDYNTYVSQTAKAFTQQNLGGMQFEFQMKTRGDDSVDFIWKKHVPADEIKFQLGSVTLYMKDDPARCIRQIFQQNITATSSLQERIRSLDTDNARLSQERAMALKRLDKCITAKEEVERDLYEKFVAVLNSKKDKIRALKQQIEDGVPSSSSVRGDARPGTSGMGDAGVSDESENEDITNSISSTSRITGESVAEEENTDEESQPAPSKRRRRPPAKKEADSSLVLEDEPDRAVTTVARRPARQRGANKKQTPSKPVLPKVTSKRSDSGGSSGPERRSSMRKSSSHSSNRSSDQQDPDDLFADLE